GAAATAGTGCGCACGGCTTCATATACAATAATGAAAAATATGCCGGGTTGGGCTTGAATTTCAGAAGATAGTCAGGAATCAATTCGAGGGCTGGAAAATCAGGAGTAGCCATAGCAGCTTCGTCTCTATGGTTGAAACGGATGGAACAGTGAGGAGCCGAGTCAGAGCGAGGAGTTCTGATGACGGCTTTTCTTTTTTCTCTTTATTTTATTCATCTATACGGCGCAGTTTTTCCTGATTCTTCTTATCATAGGCTTCTCCTCTTGGCAACAGATACTCGAACATCACCACATCATTTTCAATATGGACATGGAAAGTGAAGAACGCCCGGTAACTGCCGATGCGTATGCGATAAACGAAATCATAGCCGACCAGCTTCTTGCAATCAGTTATTTCATCAATACATCGGGCTTCTATGACTCCCTGTATGGCATTCCTGACAGAATCAAGTACTTTGCCGGATAATTTTCTGACTGCCTGAACAAATGCCTTTGAATATTCTACCTTCATTTCCTTTCAATACCCAGCCAGTTTTCAAAATCCTGTTTTTCTTTTTCCCCGACCCTTACATGCCCGTCAGGTTCATTTTTTGAAAGCCACCGGTATGCATCATTGTCATCCATACCGGCTAGCATATCCTCTACGTCTTTCGCAAGAAGTCCCTCAATGTATCTTTTTAAATTGGTGCCTTGCATGGCTGCTTTTACAGACAGATACCGGAAAATATCTTCTGGTATGTCTATTATTTTTCTTCTAGTAGCTTTAACCGTAGTATCCATAATATTCGTTTCGTTTTTCGCAAAGGTATATAAAGTATATGATATATACAACTTTCTGGTGGTGAGATTGTGATTCTAAACATTTCAAAACAACGCCACAAATCCCTCTTCCCGAACAAAAAAAATAGGAACTAAGCTTTTACGCTTAATTCCTATAACTTGTTAATCTCTAAAAGATTATCAGCGGAGAAACAGGGATTCGAACCCTGGGAACAGTTACCCGTTCACCGCATTTCGAGTGCGGCCCGATCGACCACTCCGGCATCTCTCCAAGAATGACTAAAGCGCTTCTTGAAAAATCAAAAAGCGCTTTACATTGCGGAGAGAGAGGGTAATGAACCTTTACCCTAACTCTCTGTATATTACGCTTTTGCGTTACACCGTATTGGCGTTTTGTAGCAATCTTGTAGCACAGCATTGAATGCTTCCTGAAGTCCATCTGACGACCTCTATCGTCACTTCTTTCGGGTACAAAAGTAGTTATTTTCGAACTAATCTCCAAATGTTTGAAAATAAATTTTTTAGGATTATTTCTGCTACACTTTTAGTGCATGGTGCAAGCCCCTTATATAAGGAGGCTTGCACCATGCACTAAGGGTGAATAAGGGAACCATTGGATGTTGTCTATATCGCTTTAACTAGCATTAAGAATTATACAGGATCCTCGTCATCCAGTGGATTCCGACAGATTGGTTCAAAATGGTTTTGTGCGTCAAAGCAAGAAGCTGCTGTGCCTGGAAACTCTTCTATAAGGGCTTTCCGTACCTCATCATGTCCTTTAAATACAGTAAACCATATAGACCAGCAACCATGCCCCTTGACTAAATCGACAATCGTATAAACATCAATTGATCCAGCTATATATTTTTCCAGATATATGTTTGCCAAGTTCCATTTTTCCAACCTTATCCTCCATCGATAGTCTTTCGCACTTGAATCTTTCGGTCCTTTATTTAGTCCCACAAGCTCAAGCAACGCACGGGCATTGTTCGCTGATTTTCCGCTTAAAGAAGGATTAACTTCTACCACGCCTCCTGCTTTATAGCAAAGGCTCAGAAAAGTGTTGTTGAGGTGTGGCAAGTGGCAACTTCCATACACAACGTTTTTTGTGTCTTTGTTGTCTGCTCCGTTGCAAGTTGGACAGGAAAGCAAGAAATTACTCCATGCGGTTTCAAGATGGGCATAGATATAGTTGCCATCAGCATCTTTGTATTTTTTAGGTTGGATATGTTCAACCTGCAAGTCCCGTTCATCGTCATAAGCTTTTTCGCAATAAGAACATATCGTTCCCAAGTTCATGCATAAAGGGTGCTTTGCATCTTTATAATTGGGATAATTATCATTGATGCGTGGCTCATTCTCAGGATTCCATTTCTCAACAGGCCTCATAACACATTCCTTTCTGCTCTAAGAAGTGCCACATAAGCCGGGTCGTCAGAAAACAGGCTTTCTATCTCATCCAACTCTTTCTTGACCTTTAGAGCATCTGGCGTGTCTGCCTTTTCTTCCTTCACAAGCCGGTAGTATTCTTCCGCTTTTTCTACCATTTCATTGTATTTGGCACTTCTGACAGTATCCATATTCATCTCGTTTATAACGATCTCCTCAATACTCCGTTTGTTCGGGTCATCAATACCCTTTACCCCGTCCAAAGTAATTACATTCTGGCTTTTCACACTTTGCACGATAAACGGCGAGTGAGTAGTCACAATAAACTGCATCATTGGAAATGCGGTCTGCAAATCCAAGAGGATGTGCTTTTGCCAATGAGGATGTAAATACAAGTCCACCTCGTCTATCAAGACAATTCCCGGTGTCTTTTTTACCGCGTCTACACCTAAAAAACCATTGAGTTCAATACACCGATAGGCGATTTCTGCGACGATGTTTATCATCGACTTAAAACCGTCGCTCATCATGTCATACGTGAGCCAGTAGGGTTGTGGATCTTTTGCCATCTGTATTTCGGCAGTAAACTCATTGTTTTTCCGGTCAATCTCAATTACTTTTAATGCAGGTATGGCATCAGATAACGCATTCAGAAAGGCAATGTCAGACCCTGCAAATTCACGCCCTTTATCCAGTTCCTTATCAAATCTATAAATCCAGTCAAATGCACTTTTGAAGTCCACTTTTTCATCCAACACACATTTATATGCCTTTTCTTCCCTCGAAGCACGTGCTTTTGTTTTTTCTGCCCCATTATAGTTGTTCTCAAGACGGGAAGCACCGAATGATATCATTAACGGTAATACCGATGTTGTTTTTGTTATGTCAGCATCACGTCGTTTCTGTTCCATATTAGCCACCATATCTTTCAATTCCCCAGCATTTTTACGAGAATTTTTGGGACCAAGTCTAAGCCATTTGATGTCCTTTTCTTGGCAGGAGTATTCCTTTGATGTGAAATTGTAGTTTCCATCAATGAAGCAAGCATTTACTTCAAAAACTGGTTTCGCCTGCTGTTTTTGAAAACTTTTAGTCAATTCACTGTATTTCCTTACGACATCGCTATCTTTCGTGTTTCTGGCACAGCCGGTGACGAGAGTCAACTCTTGCAAAAAAGCGCCCAATGCTATTTGCACGGCATGAAGTAACGTGGTCTTACCTGTTGTATTATTTCCTAAAACAACATTCATTCTTGAATCAAAAATGAAAGATCGTTCTGTAAAACCACGAAAGTTCCTTATTGTTATGTCCTTTATCCTCATATTATGAATTTTGTATGATGATTACTTTTTCTGCCCTTGAAGGAATATTGGAGACTAATAAATCCTTAACGTCTACTTGTAGCACTTCAGCTATTCTCATGAGCATCTCCAAAGATGGTTGGGATTTATTCGTACACCATTTACTAACTGTTGTAGGGTCTTTGCCGAGCATTACGGCCAACCATTTAGCAGTACGTTTTTTTTCCGCAAGCACTACTTTTAATCTGTTTATATCTTTATCTACCATAGGATGTTGTGGATTATTATGCAAAGGTATAAAAATATATGTAACTTTGGCATAAGATATAGTAATTTTGCTGATAAATTAGCGTTTTAGTCCATTATTATGAAAGAGGAAATTAACTACAATAAAAATTATTCATCATCTGTATGAATAAGAATCCATGCAACATCCCATTCATATTCATGCAGCTGGTTCTCACTTGTATTTATTATCTTCCTACATATATATTAAACTTGCACCTGTTGAAAGGTTTGGTGCGTACTCTGCAAATGTTTGCATATTGTGCAATACAACCAATTGCAGGTGCCACTAAATTTGTAAAATATGGACAATATCGGTGCAAAACTGAAAAGGAAACGTGAAGAAAAGAACTATTCGCAAGAGTATGTGGCTGAACAACTGGATGTTTCGCCTTCGACTGTATCCAGGGTTGAGAGCGATGCAGGCAATGTAAAACTATGCATTATAGAAAAGTATTGCAAAGTGTTGGAGATGTCCATTGCTGAATTATTTGCAGGAGATGCAAGCCCCACAGCCTACACTTATTCTGTGACTATTCAGATAGGTGTACAACGCATTGAAGAGCTACAAAAATTGGAAAAAGTTCTAGTTTCCATGCAAAAGAAATAATAAAAACTTATAAATATGGAAGTTATCACAATTGACAGTGCAGCCTTTCTGAAATTGAAAGAGCAATTGGATAGAATAGAAAGCTATATTGAGCGAACAGTGGAGTTGAACAAGGATATTGACGATGCTTTGGAAATGAGCAGCAAAGATGTAATGGAGGTCTTGCGAATATCAGAATCCACCCTGTACAGGTGGCGGAAAAACGGGTTGGTAAAGTATCACTACGCTAATTCGGGTGATGTGAGATATTACTACAAATCTCTTTTCGTCGCCATAAAATGTTACCAAGTCAAGGTTCCAGCTACGCCTAAAGAAGAAGCCTTGAAAAGGCTCATGGAGTTTAAAGACAATGTGATTCTGAACGGCTATGTCACTAAAGATAAAACGAAATGATAAGCAAAGACGAGATACTTGAGAGGACTAACCGAGGGTTGGATGTATTCAAATACTATTTAGGAATGCCCTTCAAGCCCGGAAAAAACTTTAGGAATCCCCTATATGAAGATAAAAACGCTTCGTGTAACATCTATTTTGACAAGCATTCGATGATGTTTAAGATGAAAGACTTTGGCAATGAAGGCTATTCCGGAGATTGTTTTTGGTTTGTGGCTACATTGAAAGGGATGAATCTAAAGACGGACTTTGTAAGTATAATTAATCTGATAGCAAAAGACCTTCATCTGGATGTTGTTACAGATTCAAAACAATCCCTTCATCCGATAAGGCGTAATAAAGAAGCCACGATACAAATCATTGAGGTGGACGTCCCAATATATGAAATTGTAGAGAAGACCTTCACATGTTCCGAATTGGAATATTGGCAACAATACGGCATTACTAAAGTTGTTTTGGACACTTTTCATGTATCATCGGTCAATGTATTCAAAAGCGTGAACAGGAATAACGAACCTTTCAAAATCAAAAGTTCCGAAATAGACCCAGTTTTTGCATATAAGGGATTAGGGTACGTCAAGATATACCGCCCAATGAACAAGAAATACCGTTTCCTATATGGCGGAGAAATGCCAGATACCTATTGCTTTGGCTTTGAACAATTGCCCAATAAAGGTGACATCGTTTTTATTACGGGTGGTGAGAAAGATGTAATGTCTTTGTATGCGAAGGGATTCCATGCTTTGTGCTTCAATAGTGAAACAGCTACAATACCTATACAAATCATAGAAATGTTAGAGAGAAAGTTCAGGCATATCATATTCTTGTATGATTCTGACGAAACGGGTAAAAGAGAATCTTTGCGACAATGCTCAACATTATCAGGGCATAATGTCATAAGGATCGAACTGCCTTTACCCGGAACTAAAAAGGAGAAAGACATTTCAGATTTTTTCGCATCCGGCAAAACTAAATCAGACCTCCAGGCATTAATAACGGGTGCGCTTGAAAAATATTATTCAAATACACTCATGCTAATAAAATCATGTGAAATGGATTATAACAATCCCCCGCAAAATTCAAAAACTGTAGTCTCAGTCAACAATGTTCCACTTGGTACCTATGACAATCTATTATGCGTTACGGGTGGAGAAGGTACAGGCAAAAGCAATTTTATTTCAGCGATCATTGCAGGAACCCTGATAGAGGTAGACGAATATTCTGAGATTGACACATTGGGACTTGACATCACTCCGAATTTCAAGCACAAAGCAATCCTGCATTATGACACGGAACAATCAGAATACCAGCTATATAAGAATATGACAAAAACCTTGAAAAGAAGTGGTTTGTCCCATATGCCCGACAGTTATCATTCATTCTATCTTGCCTCTCTTTCCAGAAAAGAACGGTTGAATATAATAAGGGATAGTATGGATTTGTATTACCATAGGTTCGGTGGTATCCACCTTGTGGTCATTGATGGCATAGCTGATCTGATTCGTTCTGCAAACGACGAAGCTGAGAGCGTCGCCATTGTAGACGAGCTTTATCGTTTAGCAGGCATCTACCGCACCTGTATTATCTGTGTGTTGCATTTTGTACCGAACGGGATCAAATTACGAGGGCATATCGGATCGGAACTCCAACGTAAGGCGGCTGCAATTATTTCCATAGAGAAAGATGATAATCCTGTTTATTCGGTAGTGAAGGCTATAAAAGTACGTGATGGAAGCCCACTGGATGTTCCTTTGTTGCAGTTCTCGTGGGATACGGATAAAGACATGCACATTTTTGCAGGAGAAAAACCCGTTGAAGATAAGGAGCGTCGTAAACGAAACGATTTAATCAATGTTGCCAAAGAAATATTCTACACAAGAAAATCCCTGTCATACAGTGAATTATCAGAATTGTTGTGTGAGATGTTGGATGTCAAAGAGCGTACATCAAAAAATTATATTCAATACATGAAATCTAATGGAATAATCAGCCAAAATACGTACAATAATTATATTGCAGGTAAACTCTGTAATATTTAAGAATTTGAAATTATGGGACAAAGCAAAAGTCATACAAATTCACCAAATTGTTCTTCTTGTTTCTTAAGATTATGTGCCATACAGTCACAGATAGACAGGTTAGAACGGATGCTTTCTTATTCAAAGGAAACCTTAAACTTTAAGGAAGCCTGCCTTTATACAGGGCTTTCAAGCAGTCAATTATATAAACTGTTGAATGGAAAAGAAGTTCCTCATTATAAGCCCCATGGAAAGTTGATATTCTTTAACCGAAAAGAGCTCGACAGTTGGTTGTGCAGTAACAAAAGAAGCATTGAATTAGCGATGGAAATCTAAAATTAAACAGAAATGCCTATCATAAAGCGGATGAACATTAAATTGATCCGACAAATTCCAATTGTGGATTTTTTATTGGCAATAGGGATTTATCCGGTCAAGGTAACATCATGTTACGCATGGTACTACGCACCATACCGAGAGGACGAAGATCTGTCCTTCAAAGTAAACAAGAACCGCAATATATGGTATGACTTCGCAACAGCCAAGAGCGGCGACATTATCGACCTTGCGGTATTGGTGTACCGCACCCACAACATTCCTAAAATATTAAAAATGATTGAGCAGGCTGATCCTGCTGCACCTCTCAGGATACGGACATTCGTTCCGCATCCGCAACAATCAGCTCCTGATAGGACGCAACTGAAAGCAACCGTATTCCAAAACCTGCGGTTGGAATTGTTGGAATCCTTACCATTGCTTTCCTACCTTTCCAAACGAGGAATAGATATGGAAATAGCCAGTCAAGAATGTTGGGAAGCGCATTACACCTGCCATGGAAATAGTTACTATGCCATTGCATTCCCCAACGAGGCGGGTGGCTATGAGATACGCAATCCCTATTATAAGGGGTGCATTGCTCCGAAAGCGGTGTCATTCATTTCCCAAGGACAAACAGACTGCGTATGCCTGTTCGAAGGGTTCATGGACTATTTGTCCTTTCTGACCTTGCGGAAACGGGAACGGTTGTCCGTACCCTGTTATGGCGCAGACCTGTTGGTGTTGAACTTGGCAAACAACTTGCCCAAGGCATTGTCACGGCTGAAAGCCTACAAGCACATCTATTGCTATCTCGACAATGACGATGCCGGACGGCGTGTGGTGGACATGCTACGGGAAATCAAAGGCGATGCCGTGCATGACATGATGGAAACCTACCCGCTCTACAAAGACCTCAATGACATCCTTGTTGGTAAGAAAAAGATGCCGTAATAATACGGATTTGCTTATTACAGAGTCTGCAATTCCTTATTTATACGAATTTGAATGAAAATATTTCGCAAGAATCACAAAGAATTGCCTTGGAATATTTGGCAGTTCGGGATGGATGCAGTATTTTTGCATGGTAAATATCGTCAAATTCATAATAAAGGCGAATATGGCAACAAAAATACAGCAAATATTGGAATCGCATCCAAATAGTTCATTGTTTTTCGGGAATTGGCTCACGAAACAGGGACTTAACTCCAAGGAGCAACATTCGTACATGAAGAGGGGTTGGCTCACTCGTATATCCAAAGGCGTTTATGCTTTGAAAGGCAAATCGCCCACATTGCTGCAAACGGTGGCGGCTTACAATTCGCAACTTGGTAAACAGTGCATCGTGGGCGCTTATACCGCTTTGGAATTAAGGGGGTATTCACATTATCTTTCCCTCGGCAAGCCTAAAGCCTACCTGTTTACCGACAAGGAAAACAAACTGCCCTTATGGATTGTTCAAGGGAAATGGGACATGGCTGTCAAGTACATGACAACCTCTTTCCTTGGAACAGACTTGAAGGCAGTCGAACCAATGGTTGTTGAAAGTAACAGTTTGCTCGTTTCTTCCCCTGAAAGGGCATTCTTGGAATGTCTTCATCTGCCAGATGCAGCTTCCTCCTTGCTGGATATGTATTACATCATGGAGAGTCTGACCACGCTTCGCCCAAAACTGGTGCAATCGTTGCTTGAATCATGCACTTCGCAAAAGGTAAAACGACTGTTTGTCTATATGGCAGAAAAAGCGGCCCACCCTTGGTTCAAGGCTCTAAAACTTGATTCTGTAACATTTGGCACGTCACGATATATGATAGTGCCCACTGGAAAATACATCGCTAAATATAATATGACCATACCCAAAGAACTTGCTGAATATGAATAGAAACAACGCCAATACACAGATATACGCTCAGAAAGTGGAACTTCTGTTGCGACTGATGCCAATTGTAATGGAAGAGGGCGTATTTGCCGTGCATGGTGGCACTGCCATCAACCTATTTCTTAAGAACTTACCTCGCTATTCGGTTGATATAGACCTGACATATACTCCATTAGCAGACAGAAACCAAAGTTTGGAAGACATCAACCTGCACTTGAAATCCATCAAAGAGAAAGCTGAAAAGGCTTTCAAAGGGATGCATATCGTGCCTAAGTACGACATCTGCAAACTACTTTGTGAATACCGGGGCAAACAAGTCAAGGTGGAGGTGAACCAGACCAAGAGAGGTCTTGTCGGTGGTGAGGCATTAACCATGCCACTGAGCGACAAGGCACAAGAGGAGTTCGGACTCTATTGTGAGGCTGACATAGTTCCACTGACACAGCTATACGGCGGGAAGATTGCGGCGGCTCTTTCCCGGCAACATCCCCGTGACCTGTTTGATGTGAAATATATGGATTTGCCGATGGCAGATTGCAGGGAAGGACTTATCTTTAACTTGCTTGGCAGCGACCGTCCTATCCATGAATCGTTTTCCCCGCGGCTTATAGACCAACGTGAGGCAATGGTAAACCAATTTGATGGCATGACGGACATTCCTTTCACATACGAGGAATTTGAGGGAACAAGGACTAAACTGATAACCGAAGTCAACCGGTTGATTACTGATGATGACAAGAGATTTTTGGTCAGTTTCGAACTTGGCGAACCGAAATGGAATGGGTATGAGTTTGAATACTTCAAAGATTACCCGTCTGTTAAATGGAAACTTGTTAATCTTGCTAAGTTGGCAAAACAGAATCCCCAAAAATTGAAAGACGAAGCGGCAAAGCTTGAAGCCTTCTTGTTGTAGAGTAGTTTATCAGCAAGCTGCTTATAACAGGTTAGACAAATAATAAAAGGTATAAGCAAGCTTTGGCTTGCCAATTATCGCAAGGAAGGACAACCGCCCTATCACATCGGGGAACGGCTGTCCTTCCTTGTTTTCAGTCCTTATGCCGGTTTACGCCACCTGACTTTCCAGCCGTAGACATCGGCAACGTAGGGATAGAGAGAATGTGTGAGCTTGCGGAAGCCTTTCTCGTCAATCTCAAGGTTGTAGATTTTGTCGGCTATCCGTTCGGCATCCTCCCGGCTTTTCGCCACCCGGTAAAGCACATAGTTCGTGCCGTCGTGGTGCGCCATGCGGCTGCGGATATTGTAGCCGTCACCATACCATTCCACGTCAAAACAGGATGAACGCAGTATGTCGGCGACGTTGCTGCCCAAGATTTTATAGCCCTGTCTGCGTCCGCGCCACAAGCCCAAGTCGCCAAACGCAATGATAACGCCGTCCACTTCTTTATTCAAGTTGAGCCGCTCGTCACTGAGCCAGCCGTTGACCACATCCTCCCATTCCTCATCCGTAACCACATAGCTGTCATCCTCCAAGAACTCGCGTTGGCAGTCTTGGTAATACTCCCGTGCCTCGTCGTCCATAAAGCTGTCGTTTGACCAAATAATCTGTTTCATCGTTTTGATAATTTAATGTTAGACTTCTTCTTCCTTCCCTGCCGTCGGGCTTTTACCCGTCCAAAGGGACTTGTTTTTACGTGCAAGAGCCAAGGCGGAAAGGAGGGAACGAATGCAAGGAGGAAGCTGGCCGCCCTCCCGGAACTGCGCCTTGCAGCTTCCCGACCGCCTTACCTTCGCACAGGAAAAACAACATCCGTGGACGGCTAATACGCTTCGTTGCCCATAGAAAATTTACTTCGTTGGTCAGGCAAGTATAACTGAACAGGCGTAGTAAGTATAACTGTCTTTAGCAAGGTTGTCAAAGTATGATTGAAAGTATGATTTCTCCGCGCGAAGAAAAATCAAGTTAAAACAGCACAGTATTTCAGTCTGAGGTTTCGCAAGACGGCTTTTCCATTATTCTTTTGCAGGCAAAACGAGATTGTAAACCTATAAACCAGACAAAGCAATGAGTCCATTTATGATATTTGCCTTCGTGCTGACAATAGCCTACGCTATTTATTATGCGGTGGTCATTGCCAAGGACTTGCAGGGCAAAAAAGGACGCACCAACTCTACCGAGGAGGTGTTTGACTTGGAAGGCATGGAGGAAGAGGAATCCGTGCAAGTCAGCGAATCAGGTGACAGCTTCCATGTGGGCAGTTCAGGAGATACGTCGGCCGACCCGATAAAAAGTGAGGAAGAAAATGCTGCCGGGCAGCCGACCGAAGAGCCACGGAGTGCAGCCGAAGAAAAAGCGGACCGCATCCAGTCGGCCCTGTATGAAGCCGAGATAACGAGCGAGAACGGCGTGACCGCTCCCGAACTCCACGAATTGTTGGAGGGCAGGCGGGAGACCCTGTTCAAAACCCCCATGAAGATAACAAGAAATGAGTTGTAAGATGCGCAGGTGGACAGGCTTGTTGTTTGGCGTGTGCACGGCTTTGCCAGCCTCGGCCAAATGCGGTGGCGTGGATTATAGCTGGGGTGCTGACGCATTGGCTCTTATGCATGATTACGTGGTGACCATGATGCTGTATGTGCTCTACCTGCTCTACGCCATTGCCGCCATCGTCGCCATCTATGCCAGCCTGCAAATCTACATCAAAATGAATACGAGGGAGGAAGGCATCACGAGGGAGATAATGATGGTAGTCGGTGCTTGCCTGTTCATCATCGGCGCATCCATCGTGTTCCCGGCGTTCTTCGGCTACCGGGTATGACAGGAAGAAACGAGACAATTCACATAGTGTTTAATTTTTAAGGTAAAAAGAATGTTTAAAGGAAAAATCAGAAAGTGGATGAAGGGACTTTGCCCTTCCGGGAGATTGAAAATGCTCTCTCTCATGCTGCTGGCAGGCACCACAGCAGCACTCGCCCAGAACGCCGCCGGCGACTATACGGCGGGCACCACCGCCCTCGGCACGGTGACGACCGAAATCGCCAAGTACGTGCCTTACGTGGTGAAGCTGTGTTACGCCATCGCCGGTGTCGTGGCCATCGTGGGAGCCATCAGCGTGTACATCAAGATGAACAACGAGGAGCAGGACGTCAAGAAGTCCATCATGATGATCGTGGGAGCTTGTATTTTCCTTGTGGCTGCGGCACAGGCACTCCCGTTGTTCTTCGGCATCACCAGCTAAGCCATGCCCGGAATGCACGGTGACACCCGTCCTTTGGAATACCCCATGTTCAAGGGGCTGCAACGGCCTCTTGAATTCATGGGGATTCAGGGAAGGTACATCTACTGGGCGGCAGGGGCCATCGGTGGTGCCATTGTCGGCTTCATCGTGGCTTACTGCCTCTCCGGTTTCCTTGCCGGGCTGATAGTCTTGGTGGCCGCACTTGGTTGCGGAGCGGCACTCATCCTGCTCAAACAGCGCAAGGGACTTCACAGCAAGAAGAACGACAAAGGTGTGTTTGTCTATGCCCGCTCCAAAGGGCTGTAAACGCCCATGCCAAGATTAAAGCGGCCTTGATGCGGGATATGATATTACTCCATAAAAACAGCAAATACGGAAATGATTAAAGAACCATACAAAACAACGAACGGATGCAAGTCTTTCTAATGATATGTATCGGGCTGCTGCTCGCCTCCTGCGGCGGAGAGAGGCAACCCAAGCCCACGGTTGCCGCCATCGAATCGGGCGAGAAAACACGCATGGAGTGGCAAAAAGCACGCAAACCAATTAAAGTCTGCATTGAGGGTATGGAGGCAACAACCCCTGCATGGCCCCACCTTGGCGTATATATGGACGTAAGCACTGCCATACCCGAAGAAAGGCAGGCATTAGCAGGAGCGATGTTCACCCGGAAGGGAGACGT
The Phocaeicola salanitronis DSM 18170 genome window above contains:
- a CDS encoding nucleotidyl transferase AbiEii/AbiGii toxin family protein — translated: MNRNNANTQIYAQKVELLLRLMPIVMEEGVFAVHGGTAINLFLKNLPRYSVDIDLTYTPLADRNQSLEDINLHLKSIKEKAEKAFKGMHIVPKYDICKLLCEYRGKQVKVEVNQTKRGLVGGEALTMPLSDKAQEEFGLYCEADIVPLTQLYGGKIAAALSRQHPRDLFDVKYMDLPMADCREGLIFNLLGSDRPIHESFSPRLIDQREAMVNQFDGMTDIPFTYEEFEGTRTKLITEVNRLITDDDKRFLVSFELGEPKWNGYEFEYFKDYPSVKWKLVNLAKLAKQNPQKLKDEAAKLEAFLL
- a CDS encoding DUF4134 family protein, with protein sequence MRRWTGLLFGVCTALPASAKCGGVDYSWGADALALMHDYVVTMMLYVLYLLYAIAAIVAIYASLQIYIKMNTREEGITREIMMVVGACLFIIGASIVFPAFFGYRV
- a CDS encoding DUF4133 domain-containing protein, which codes for MPGMHGDTRPLEYPMFKGLQRPLEFMGIQGRYIYWAAGAIGGAIVGFIVAYCLSGFLAGLIVLVAALGCGAALILLKQRKGLHSKKNDKGVFVYARSKGL
- a CDS encoding DUF4134 domain-containing protein, with the translated sequence MFKGKIRKWMKGLCPSGRLKMLSLMLLAGTTAALAQNAAGDYTAGTTALGTVTTEIAKYVPYVVKLCYAIAGVVAIVGAISVYIKMNNEEQDVKKSIMMIVGACIFLVAAAQALPLFFGITS